One window from the genome of Thermococcus siculi encodes:
- the glmM gene encoding phosphoglucosamine mutase, translating into MRLFGTAGIRGTLWEKVTPELAMRMGMAVGSYVDGDTIAVARDGRTSSVMLQSAIISGLLSAGKEVLDLGLIPTPALAWATREHADGGVMITASHNPPTDNGIKVFNGDGTEFYVEQERELEELYFSGNFRKARWDEIKTVKHLNVIRDYIGAVLDFVDHETNLKVLYDGANGAGSVLAPYLLREMGVKVFSINAHVDGHFPGRKPEPRYENIAYLGKLVEELGVDLAIAQDGDADRIAVFDERGNYLNEDTLIALFAKLYVEEHGGGTVVVSIDTGSRIDYVVEKAGGRVVRIPLGQPHDGIKRYKAIFAAEPWKLVHPKFGSWIDSFVTMGLLIKMIDEEGKPLSEIVRENIPDFYLTKKNVPCPDRLKGEVMGRVKEILGERFENETKELLTISGVRFNLTDGSWVLVRPSGTEPKIRVVVEAPSEKRRDELFEFAYGVVSKAVEAVKKEKN; encoded by the coding sequence ATGAGGCTCTTCGGAACGGCGGGAATACGCGGAACGCTGTGGGAGAAGGTAACGCCGGAACTGGCCATGAGAATGGGGATGGCGGTCGGGAGCTACGTTGACGGTGATACGATAGCGGTCGCGAGGGACGGAAGAACCTCCAGCGTCATGCTCCAGAGCGCCATTATTTCCGGCCTTCTGAGTGCAGGAAAAGAGGTTCTCGACCTCGGTTTAATTCCAACTCCAGCGCTGGCCTGGGCGACCAGGGAGCACGCCGACGGGGGAGTGATGATAACCGCCTCCCACAACCCGCCTACGGACAACGGGATAAAGGTCTTCAACGGAGACGGAACGGAGTTCTACGTGGAGCAGGAGAGGGAACTTGAGGAGCTTTACTTCTCGGGAAACTTCAGAAAAGCCAGATGGGACGAGATAAAGACCGTCAAGCACCTCAACGTCATCAGGGATTACATCGGTGCGGTTCTCGACTTCGTTGACCATGAGACGAACCTCAAAGTCCTCTACGATGGAGCCAACGGTGCCGGGAGCGTTCTCGCACCCTACCTCCTAAGGGAGATGGGAGTGAAGGTTTTCAGCATCAACGCCCACGTGGACGGCCACTTCCCCGGGAGGAAGCCCGAGCCGAGGTACGAGAACATAGCCTACCTCGGAAAGCTGGTGGAGGAGCTGGGCGTTGATCTGGCCATAGCACAGGATGGCGATGCCGACAGGATAGCGGTCTTCGACGAGAGGGGCAACTACCTCAATGAGGATACCCTAATAGCGCTCTTCGCCAAGCTCTATGTAGAGGAACACGGCGGCGGAACGGTGGTCGTCTCCATAGACACTGGCTCGAGGATAGACTACGTGGTCGAGAAGGCCGGTGGGAGAGTGGTCAGGATTCCGCTTGGACAGCCCCACGACGGGATAAAGCGCTATAAGGCCATTTTCGCGGCCGAACCCTGGAAGCTCGTCCATCCAAAGTTCGGGTCGTGGATAGACAGCTTCGTCACCATGGGACTCCTAATAAAGATGATAGACGAGGAGGGCAAACCACTCTCGGAGATAGTCAGGGAGAACATACCGGACTTCTACCTGACCAAGAAGAACGTCCCCTGTCCGGACAGGCTGAAGGGCGAAGTTATGGGACGCGTTAAAGAAATACTGGGCGAGAGGTTTGAGAACGAGACCAAGGAGCTTCTCACAATCTCCGGGGTGAGGTTCAACCTCACCGACGGCTCGTGGGTCCTGGTGAGGCCCAGCGGAACCGAGCCGAAGATAAGGGTGGTGGTTGAGGCGCCGAGCGAGAAGAGGCGCGACGAACTGTTCGAGTTCGCCTACGGAGTCGTCAGCAAAGCAGTTGAGGCAGTAAAGAAAGAAAAGAACTAA
- a CDS encoding UPF0146 family protein — protein sequence MPIEDFADFLTGNVPEGRIAELGIGFQFKVALRLKELGYDVLAVDWNPASVERARELGINAVRDDLFAPNLELYRGVKALYSVRPSPEIVKPILELGRKLSVPVYILPLTGDAMPRGMRLVNFRGLAIYAKDI from the coding sequence ATGCCTATCGAGGATTTCGCGGATTTTCTGACCGGGAATGTTCCAGAGGGGAGGATAGCCGAGCTTGGGATAGGCTTCCAGTTCAAGGTGGCGCTCAGGCTTAAAGAGCTAGGCTACGATGTCCTCGCAGTCGACTGGAATCCCGCATCAGTTGAGAGGGCGAGGGAGCTGGGCATCAACGCCGTTCGGGACGACCTCTTTGCTCCAAACCTCGAACTCTACCGCGGGGTTAAGGCCCTCTACTCCGTCAGGCCGAGTCCGGAGATAGTGAAACCCATTCTGGAACTTGGAAGGAAGCTCAGTGTTCCAGTCTACATCCTCCCCCTGACTGGGGACGCGATGCCCAGGGGCATGAGGCTCGTCAACTTCAGAGGGCTAGCCATCTACGCCAAAGATATTTAA
- a CDS encoding ABC transporter ATP-binding protein: MAGVKLINVWKQFGEFTAVREMNLEIKDGEFMILLGPSGCGKTTTLRMISGLEEPTKGQIYIGDKLVADPEKGVFVPPKDRDIAMVFQSYALYPHMTVYDNIAFPLKLRKVPKQEIDQRVREVAEMLGLTELLKRKPRELSGGQRQRVALGRAIVRKPQVFLMDEPLSNLDAKLRVKMRAELKRLQRQLGVTTIYVTHDQVEAMTMGDRIAVINAGQLQQVGTPEEVYDRPANTFVAGFIGSPPMNFMDATVTEDGFVDFGEFKLKLLPDQVEVLRDANLIGREVIFGIRPEDLYDAMFAQVKVPGENMVRAMVDIIENLGSEKIVHLRVGDVTFLGSFRSESKVQEGQEIDVVFDMRKAHVFEKGSGKAVF, encoded by the coding sequence ATGGCAGGAGTGAAGCTCATCAACGTCTGGAAGCAGTTTGGAGAGTTCACAGCGGTCAGGGAGATGAACCTCGAAATCAAGGATGGCGAGTTCATGATACTCCTCGGGCCGAGCGGTTGCGGTAAGACGACCACGCTGAGGATGATCTCTGGCCTTGAGGAACCCACGAAGGGCCAGATCTACATAGGGGACAAGCTTGTCGCGGATCCGGAGAAGGGGGTCTTCGTGCCCCCGAAGGACAGGGACATAGCCATGGTCTTCCAGAGCTACGCCCTCTATCCGCACATGACCGTCTACGACAACATAGCCTTTCCGCTCAAGCTGAGGAAGGTTCCGAAGCAGGAGATCGACCAGCGCGTCAGGGAAGTCGCGGAGATGCTGGGCCTGACCGAACTGCTCAAGAGAAAGCCGAGAGAGCTTTCGGGCGGACAGAGGCAGAGGGTAGCCCTCGGGAGGGCCATAGTCAGAAAACCCCAGGTCTTCCTGATGGACGAGCCGCTGAGCAATCTGGATGCCAAACTCAGGGTGAAGATGCGCGCCGAACTGAAGAGACTGCAGAGACAGCTTGGAGTCACCACGATCTACGTCACCCACGACCAGGTGGAGGCAATGACGATGGGCGACAGGATAGCGGTGATAAACGCGGGCCAGCTCCAGCAGGTCGGAACGCCCGAGGAGGTCTACGACAGGCCGGCGAACACCTTCGTTGCTGGCTTCATAGGCTCCCCACCGATGAACTTCATGGACGCGACCGTTACGGAGGACGGCTTCGTCGATTTCGGAGAGTTCAAACTCAAGCTCCTGCCCGACCAGGTGGAGGTTCTCAGGGATGCCAACCTGATCGGAAGGGAAGTCATCTTCGGAATCCGCCCGGAGGACCTCTACGACGCCATGTTCGCCCAGGTGAAGGTCCCAGGGGAGAACATGGTGAGGGCCATGGTGGACATCATAGAGAACCTCGGAAGCGAGAAGATAGTCCACCTGCGCGTTGGCGACGTGACCTTCCTCGGCTCCTTCCGCTCTGAGTCGAAGGTCCAGGAGGGCCAGGAGATAGACGTCGTCTTCGATATGAGGAAGGCCCACGTCTTCGAGAAGGGAAGCGGGAAAGCTGTTTTCTGA
- a CDS encoding glucodextranase DOMON-like domain-containing protein: MKRVVALFLAILVVGSIFGANLKTVGAAEPKPLNVIIVWHQHQPYYYDPIQDIYTRPWVRLHAANDYWKMAHYLSEYPDVHVAIDLSGSLIAQIADYMNGKKDTLQIITEKIANGEPLTVDEKWFMLQAPGGFFDHTIPWNGEPITDPNGNPIRDFWDRYTELKDKMQTAKAKYANLPLEQQKVAVTNEFTEQDYIDLAVLFNLAWIDYRYIMDTPALRELYKKVDEGGYTRDDVKTVLTHQMWLLNHTFEEHEKINYLLGNGNVEVTVVPYAHPIGPILNDLGWEEDFDDHVKRSHELYKQYLGDGKVTPVGGWAAESALNDKTLEILAENGWQWVMTDQLVLDRLGVEKTTENYYKPWVAEFNGKKIYLFPRDHALSDRVGFTYGGMNQYEAVEDFVNELLKIQKENYDGSLVYVVTLDGENAWEHYPYDGKLFLTELYKKLEELQEQGLIRTVTPSEYIQLYGDKANKLTPKMMERLDLTGDNVNALLKAQSLGDLYDMIGVKENMQWPESSWIDGTLSTWIGEPQENYGWYWLYQARKTLMEKRGSMSQEDWEKAHEYLLRAEASDWFWWYGSDQDSGQDYSFDRYLKTYLYEMYKLAGVEPPSYLYGNYYPDGQPYQKLGPVGLKKGEVKTYSSLSPQAKNVSVYFDDNGIHFVVNGNVNEFEVSIYEAGKRTGNTFTMIQKKPDELRYSLWPYSADSVGLMITKHLVYKDGKAEVYNATGYEGSEKLGDLEVKKEGNSVEITVPFSYIETPNDFYFATSTVDSNGNLDVITTPVELKLPTEVKGVVIADIKDPEGDDHGPGTYTYPTDGVFKPGVFDLLEFKLIEQTDSYVMQFKFKDLGGNPWNGPNGFSLQIIEVYLDFKDGGNSSPLKMFPDGPGSNVNVDPDHPWDVAFRIAGWDYGNLIVLPDGTVLQGEMQISADPASNTIIVKVPKKYIQINEDYGLWGEIITGSQDGYGPDKWRPVAVDAEQWKLGGADPQAVINGVAPRVVDELVPEGFKPTQEEQLSSYDANAVKLATIKAIPLLKQGIVVNDPEGDDHGPGTYTYPTDGVFVPGHLDLLKFKMTEGDDAWTLEFYFKDLGGNPWNGPNGFSLQIIEVYFDYKDGGNTSAIKMFPDGPGSNVNLDPTHPWDLALRIAGWDYGNLVVLPNGTAIQGELQISADPTKNAIVVKLPKRYLPEIGDYGLYSAVLVGSQDGYGPDKWRPVAVEAEQWKLGGAEPDAVINGVAPRVVDELVPSDFKPTQEEQLSSYDADNMKLATVLMIPLVKGSGGEEPTPTETTTTTSESSTTSTPSSTTTQPTSTTSPTTTSPTTSSPSPTTTTTTGGGGICGPAALLGLALVPLLLRRRR; encoded by the coding sequence ATGAAGCGGGTGGTTGCCCTTTTCCTTGCCATTTTGGTTGTCGGAAGCATATTCGGAGCGAACCTCAAGACCGTCGGAGCGGCCGAACCGAAGCCGCTCAACGTCATAATAGTATGGCACCAGCACCAGCCCTACTACTACGACCCGATACAGGACATCTACACGAGGCCGTGGGTGAGGCTCCACGCGGCGAACGACTACTGGAAGATGGCCCACTACCTTAGCGAGTACCCCGATGTGCACGTGGCGATAGACCTCTCCGGGTCGCTCATAGCCCAGATAGCGGACTACATGAACGGGAAGAAGGACACGCTCCAGATAATAACCGAGAAGATAGCGAACGGGGAGCCGCTGACCGTTGACGAGAAGTGGTTCATGCTCCAGGCACCTGGAGGGTTCTTCGACCACACCATCCCCTGGAACGGCGAGCCGATAACCGACCCGAACGGAAACCCGATAAGGGACTTCTGGGACAGGTACACCGAGCTGAAGGACAAGATGCAGACTGCCAAGGCCAAGTACGCGAACCTGCCGCTCGAGCAGCAGAAGGTCGCGGTCACCAACGAGTTCACCGAGCAGGACTACATCGACCTGGCGGTTCTCTTCAACCTCGCCTGGATAGACTACAGGTACATAATGGACACTCCGGCCCTGAGGGAACTCTACAAGAAGGTCGACGAGGGAGGTTACACCAGGGACGACGTTAAAACCGTTCTTACCCACCAGATGTGGCTTCTCAACCACACCTTCGAGGAGCACGAGAAGATAAACTACCTCCTCGGCAACGGCAACGTCGAGGTCACCGTCGTCCCCTACGCCCACCCGATAGGACCGATACTCAACGACTTGGGCTGGGAGGAGGACTTCGACGATCATGTAAAGAGATCCCACGAGCTTTACAAGCAGTACCTCGGAGATGGAAAGGTAACTCCTGTCGGTGGCTGGGCCGCTGAGAGCGCGCTCAACGACAAGACCCTCGAGATACTCGCCGAGAACGGCTGGCAGTGGGTCATGACGGACCAGCTCGTCCTCGACAGGCTCGGCGTCGAGAAGACCACCGAGAACTACTACAAGCCCTGGGTGGCCGAGTTCAACGGGAAGAAGATATACCTCTTCCCGCGCGACCATGCACTCAGCGACCGCGTCGGCTTCACCTACGGTGGGATGAACCAGTACGAAGCTGTTGAGGACTTCGTAAACGAGCTTCTCAAGATCCAGAAGGAGAACTACGACGGTTCACTCGTCTACGTCGTGACCCTCGACGGCGAAAACGCGTGGGAGCACTATCCGTACGACGGCAAGCTCTTCCTGACGGAGCTTTACAAGAAGCTGGAGGAGCTTCAGGAGCAGGGCCTCATAAGGACCGTTACCCCGAGCGAGTACATCCAGCTCTACGGAGACAAGGCCAACAAGCTCACACCCAAGATGATGGAGCGCCTTGACCTCACGGGAGATAACGTCAACGCGCTCCTCAAGGCCCAGAGCCTCGGAGACCTCTATGACATGATTGGGGTCAAGGAGAACATGCAGTGGCCGGAGAGCAGCTGGATAGACGGAACCCTCTCCACCTGGATAGGAGAACCCCAGGAGAACTACGGCTGGTACTGGCTCTACCAGGCCAGAAAGACCCTCATGGAGAAGAGGGGAAGCATGAGCCAGGAAGACTGGGAGAAGGCCCACGAGTACCTGCTGAGGGCTGAGGCAAGCGACTGGTTCTGGTGGTACGGGAGCGACCAGGACAGCGGGCAGGACTACAGCTTCGACCGCTACCTGAAGACATACCTCTACGAGATGTACAAGCTTGCCGGAGTCGAGCCGCCGAGCTACCTCTACGGCAACTACTACCCCGACGGCCAGCCCTACCAGAAGCTCGGCCCGGTTGGCCTCAAGAAGGGCGAAGTGAAGACGTACTCCAGCCTCTCGCCGCAGGCAAAGAACGTGAGCGTCTACTTCGACGATAACGGCATTCACTTCGTCGTCAACGGCAACGTTAACGAGTTCGAGGTGAGCATCTACGAGGCAGGAAAGAGAACCGGAAACACCTTCACGATGATCCAGAAGAAACCGGACGAGCTGCGCTACTCCCTCTGGCCGTACTCGGCCGACAGCGTGGGCCTCATGATAACCAAGCACCTGGTTTACAAGGACGGAAAGGCCGAGGTCTACAACGCCACCGGCTACGAGGGCAGCGAGAAGCTCGGAGACCTCGAGGTCAAGAAGGAAGGAAATTCCGTTGAGATAACCGTTCCGTTCAGCTACATCGAGACCCCCAACGACTTCTACTTCGCAACCTCAACGGTCGATTCCAACGGCAACCTCGACGTCATAACAACCCCCGTTGAGCTAAAGCTCCCGACGGAGGTCAAGGGAGTCGTCATAGCGGACATAAAGGATCCGGAGGGAGACGACCACGGGCCGGGAACGTACACCTACCCGACGGATGGAGTGTTCAAACCGGGAGTATTCGACCTCCTGGAGTTCAAGCTCATCGAGCAGACCGACAGCTACGTCATGCAGTTCAAGTTCAAGGACCTTGGAGGCAATCCGTGGAACGGACCGAACGGCTTCAGCCTGCAGATAATAGAAGTCTACCTCGACTTCAAGGACGGTGGAAACAGCTCACCTCTGAAGATGTTCCCTGATGGGCCGGGTTCAAACGTCAACGTTGATCCCGACCACCCGTGGGACGTTGCCTTTAGGATAGCAGGCTGGGACTACGGAAACCTCATTGTCCTCCCCGACGGTACCGTCCTTCAGGGAGAGATGCAGATAAGCGCCGATCCGGCCAGCAATACCATAATCGTGAAGGTTCCCAAGAAGTACATCCAGATAAACGAGGACTACGGTCTCTGGGGAGAGATAATAACCGGCAGCCAGGACGGTTACGGGCCGGACAAGTGGAGACCGGTGGCGGTTGATGCCGAACAGTGGAAGCTCGGCGGTGCCGATCCTCAGGCTGTAATCAATGGCGTGGCACCCAGAGTGGTTGACGAACTCGTCCCCGAAGGATTCAAGCCGACACAGGAAGAGCAGCTCAGCTCCTACGATGCCAACGCGGTAAAGCTGGCCACGATCAAGGCGATACCGCTCCTCAAGCAGGGCATAGTCGTGAACGACCCAGAGGGAGACGACCACGGTCCGGGAACCTACACCTACCCGACCGACGGGGTCTTCGTTCCGGGCCACCTAGACCTCCTCAAGTTCAAGATGACAGAGGGAGACGACGCCTGGACGCTGGAGTTCTACTTCAAGGACCTCGGAGGAAACCCATGGAACGGACCGAACGGGTTCAGCCTCCAGATAATCGAGGTATACTTCGACTACAAGGATGGAGGCAACACCAGCGCGATAAAGATGTTCCCGGACGGGCCAGGAAGCAACGTGAACCTTGATCCGACCCATCCGTGGGATCTGGCGCTCAGAATAGCAGGCTGGGACTACGGTAACCTCGTCGTCCTTCCAAACGGAACCGCGATACAGGGTGAGCTTCAGATCTCGGCGGATCCGACCAAGAACGCCATAGTGGTCAAGCTTCCGAAGAGGTACCTGCCCGAAATAGGCGACTACGGGCTTTATTCGGCAGTGCTCGTAGGCTCACAGGATGGTTACGGTCCGGACAAGTGGAGGCCCGTCGCCGTTGAGGCAGAGCAGTGGAAGCTCGGCGGAGCGGAGCCGGACGCGGTCATCAACGGTGTGGCCCCGAGGGTCGTTGACGAGCTGGTTCCATCGGACTTCAAGCCGACCCAGGAGGAGCAGCTGAGCAGCTACGACGCGGATAACATGAAGCTCGCCACCGTGCTAATGATACCGCTCGTGAAGGGAAGCGGCGGCGAGGAGCCGACCCCGACGGAGACGACAACGACCACCAGCGAGAGCAGCACCACAAGCACTCCCTCAAGCACGACTACCCAGCCAACGTCAACGACTTCACCAACCACGACCTCCCCAACAACCAGCTCACCCAGCCCAACCACGACCACCACTACTGGCGGTGGAGGAATCTGCGGACCGGCGGCGCTGCTCGGACTGGCGCTAGTGCCTCTCCTCCTCAGGAGGAGGCGCTGA
- a CDS encoding ABC transporter permease subunit has protein sequence MKPRKGEILKSFALTLVAILVMFIILFPVYYIFTVSITPGSSLATTEFHLIPRNVSLDSYREVLFGFSGSKLSEDFAGTIEGSAHMEGGKLYVVQGTVKGEVKYGPFTGISFEVPVHGLVFDVQSQENAQGKLEGKVSGIFVITRVNEDGTIGFALLRNVTLESGTLESVKVSGPMERYAVIRNAGTVHFTNLGKFVNSKFFGYLKNSLILATLTVLLSLFFVVPAAYAFSRMKFFGREHVLYFYLMFTQVAGGLGIAGLIALYGMVVKLGLYDKLPVLAFIYAAGSVPFNTWLLKGYIDSISPDFDEAALVDGASYLQIIRHVLLPMALPGIATVAIFAFIGGWTEFILASLLLTQNNQPLSVWIYLLMGGIGRGIDWSYFAAAALLFALPVFIMFMLAQNYIRSGLTVGGLKE, from the coding sequence ATGAAGCCGAGGAAGGGTGAGATACTCAAGAGCTTCGCCCTCACGCTCGTGGCGATACTGGTGATGTTCATCATACTCTTCCCGGTGTACTACATCTTCACGGTGTCGATAACCCCCGGATCGAGCCTGGCAACCACGGAGTTCCACCTGATACCGAGGAACGTGAGCCTCGACTCCTACAGGGAGGTCCTCTTCGGGTTCTCGGGAAGCAAGCTCAGCGAGGACTTCGCTGGAACCATCGAGGGGAGCGCCCACATGGAGGGCGGCAAGCTCTACGTCGTGCAGGGGACGGTGAAGGGCGAGGTCAAGTACGGGCCGTTCACGGGGATTTCCTTCGAGGTGCCAGTCCACGGCCTCGTCTTTGACGTCCAGAGCCAGGAAAACGCCCAGGGGAAGCTGGAGGGAAAGGTCAGCGGCATCTTCGTCATAACCAGGGTCAACGAGGACGGGACGATAGGCTTCGCCCTCCTCAGGAACGTCACCCTTGAGAGCGGTACCCTGGAAAGTGTTAAGGTCTCGGGGCCGATGGAGAGGTACGCGGTCATCAGGAACGCGGGAACGGTTCACTTCACCAACCTCGGAAAGTTCGTCAACTCGAAGTTCTTCGGCTACCTCAAGAACAGCCTCATACTCGCAACCCTGACGGTGCTGCTTTCCCTGTTCTTCGTCGTTCCAGCGGCCTACGCGTTCTCGCGCATGAAGTTCTTCGGAAGGGAGCACGTGCTGTACTTCTACCTGATGTTCACGCAGGTCGCAGGGGGTCTTGGAATAGCCGGGTTGATAGCGCTCTACGGTATGGTCGTCAAGCTGGGCCTCTACGACAAGCTGCCCGTGCTGGCCTTCATCTATGCCGCCGGAAGCGTTCCATTCAACACCTGGCTCCTCAAGGGATACATTGACTCCATAAGCCCGGACTTCGACGAGGCGGCGCTGGTCGACGGGGCGAGCTACCTGCAGATCATCAGGCACGTGCTCCTGCCGATGGCGCTGCCGGGAATAGCGACCGTTGCGATATTCGCCTTCATAGGCGGCTGGACGGAGTTCATCCTAGCCAGCCTGCTGCTGACCCAGAACAACCAGCCCCTCTCGGTCTGGATATACCTGCTCATGGGCGGCATAGGCAGGGGAATAGACTGGAGTTACTTCGCAGCAGCTGCTCTGCTCTTCGCCCTGCCGGTGTTCATAATGTTCATGCTCGCCCAGAACTACATAAGGAGCGGCCTCACCGTTGGAGGCCTGAAGGAATGA
- a CDS encoding carbohydrate ABC transporter permease translates to MKKITTIALLLILPGIAAFLFFNLWPIIYSIYLAFTNAQLGNFPIYNPESAAGPLEFVGLENFRWILGDEGFQEAFKWTWIFVFTSVTLKVLAGIFLSLLYNSKYVKGKMLYRSLLIIPWALPLLFSVTVWKFMFDPIFGPINQILKSLGVSPQSLPNWINDPLWAFIALNIIEVWLAYPFMITVITAALQSVPDTLVEAAIIDGANYWQRIRHVVLPIVGKPIAFATILTSAASFQYFMVPYIYNAGLFENRFLLLYGFRKAFGASPHYGRASAVMIIATLILAVYMYINVRITKLQEGAKG, encoded by the coding sequence ATGAAGAAGATCACCACGATTGCCCTGCTTCTCATACTGCCAGGGATAGCCGCGTTCCTGTTCTTCAACCTGTGGCCGATAATCTACTCAATCTACCTGGCCTTCACCAACGCCCAGCTCGGAAACTTCCCGATATACAACCCGGAGAGCGCTGCAGGTCCGCTAGAGTTCGTCGGGCTTGAGAACTTCCGCTGGATACTGGGGGATGAAGGATTCCAGGAGGCCTTCAAGTGGACGTGGATATTCGTCTTCACGAGCGTTACACTGAAGGTACTCGCCGGAATCTTCCTGAGCCTGCTCTACAACAGCAAGTACGTCAAGGGCAAGATGCTCTACCGCTCGCTCCTGATAATCCCCTGGGCGCTGCCGCTCCTCTTCTCGGTCACCGTGTGGAAGTTCATGTTCGACCCGATTTTCGGGCCGATAAACCAGATACTCAAATCACTCGGCGTTTCTCCCCAGAGCCTGCCCAACTGGATTAACGACCCCCTCTGGGCCTTTATAGCGCTCAACATAATCGAGGTGTGGCTGGCCTACCCGTTCATGATCACCGTGATAACGGCGGCGCTCCAGTCCGTTCCGGACACGCTCGTCGAGGCGGCCATCATAGACGGTGCGAACTACTGGCAGAGGATAAGGCACGTGGTTCTTCCCATAGTCGGCAAACCCATAGCCTTCGCGACAATACTCACCAGCGCCGCGAGCTTCCAGTACTTCATGGTACCGTATATCTACAACGCCGGCCTCTTCGAGAACAGGTTCCTGCTGCTCTACGGATTCAGGAAAGCCTTCGGAGCCAGCCCGCACTACGGAAGGGCCTCGGCCGTCATGATAATCGCCACGCTGATACTGGCCGTCTACATGTACATCAACGTTCGCATAACAAAGCTCCAGGAGGGTGCTAAGGGATGA